The Vibrio cyclitrophicus sequence TCAGCAGTACGTCTACACGTACCATGTTTGATGGCTCGTAACGTTGGAAGTTGTAATCCAATGATGCGTAGCCGCGAGACGTTGACTTAAGACGGTCAAAGAAGTCTAGAACCACTTCTGCCATAGGAAGGTCGTACGTCACAGCAACTTGGTTACCGTGGTAAACCATGTCTACTTGTACGCCACGCTTCTCAACACATAGTGTGATTACGTTACCTAGGTAATCCGAAGGTACCAGAATATTACAGCGTGCAATTGGCTCGCGAATTTCTTCTAGGTCATTAACCGCTGGCAGTTTAGCCGGGCTATCAACGTACAGAACCGTTTTATCTGTTTTTACAACTTCATACACTACTGTTGGTGCAGTCGTGATTAGGTCTAGGTCGTATTCACGCTCTAAACGCTCTTGGATGATCTCCATGTGAAGCATTCCTAAGAAGCCACAACGGAAACCAAAGCCAAGTGCTGCTGAACTTTCTGGTTCGTAAAACAGTGATGCATCGTTCAGGCTTAATTTGCCTAGTGCGTCACGGAAGTTTTCGTAGTCATCAGACGATACTGGGAATAGACCTGCGTATACCTGAGGCTTCACTTTTTGGAAACCAGGTAGACGTTCTGTACTGCCGCCTTTTGCAAGCGTCAACGTATCACCAACAGGTGCGCCAAGGATGTCTTTAATACCACAAACAACCCAACCAACTTCGCCAGTATTAAGTTCAGTTGTATCGATTTGCTTAGGTGTGAAAATACCTAGACGGTCAACACCCCAAACTTGGTCTGTCGACATTACTTTAATCTTGTCGTTCTTCTTCAGCTTACCGTTTTTGATACGAACCAAAGAAACAACGCCTAAGTAGTTATCGAACCAAGAGTCGATGATCAGTGCTTGTAGCGGCGCTTCTGGATCACCTTCTGGTGGTGGGATAGCAGTTACGATGTTTTCAAGAACGTCGTCAACACCGATACCGGTTTTTGCAGAACAACGAGTCGCTTCCATCGCATCGATGCCAACGATCTCTTCGATTTCTTCAGCAACACGTTCTGGTTCAGCTGCAGGTAAGTCAATCTTGTTCAAGATTGGCACTACTTCCAGTTCCATTTCGATTGCTGTGTAACAGTTTGCTAGAGTTTGTGCTTCAACACCTTGGCCAGCATCTACTACAAGTAGTGCGCCTTCACAAGCCGCTAGAGAACGAGATACTTCGTAAGAGAAATCTACGTGTCCAGGAGTGTCGATAAAGTTAAGTTGGTAAGTTTCACCATCTTTAGCTTTGTAATCTAAAGTCACACTCTGCGCTTTAATTGTAATACCACGCTCGCGTTCTATATCCATAGAATCGAGGACTTGAGCTGCCATCTCACGTTCACTTAATCCTCCACAAACTTGGATTAAGCGGTCAGAAAGGGTCGACTTACCGTGGTCGATGTGGGCGATAATCGAAAAATTACGAATGTGCTTCATAGGCTTGGTGTGACTAAACTCTTTGAATAGGGATAATAAGAAAGCCGCGACGCGTCCAATCTACAGTCAGCATTGG is a genomic window containing:
- the lepA gene encoding elongation factor 4; the encoded protein is MKHIRNFSIIAHIDHGKSTLSDRLIQVCGGLSEREMAAQVLDSMDIERERGITIKAQSVTLDYKAKDGETYQLNFIDTPGHVDFSYEVSRSLAACEGALLVVDAGQGVEAQTLANCYTAIEMELEVVPILNKIDLPAAEPERVAEEIEEIVGIDAMEATRCSAKTGIGVDDVLENIVTAIPPPEGDPEAPLQALIIDSWFDNYLGVVSLVRIKNGKLKKNDKIKVMSTDQVWGVDRLGIFTPKQIDTTELNTGEVGWVVCGIKDILGAPVGDTLTLAKGGSTERLPGFQKVKPQVYAGLFPVSSDDYENFRDALGKLSLNDASLFYEPESSAALGFGFRCGFLGMLHMEIIQERLEREYDLDLITTAPTVVYEVVKTDKTVLYVDSPAKLPAVNDLEEIREPIARCNILVPSDYLGNVITLCVEKRGVQVDMVYHGNQVAVTYDLPMAEVVLDFFDRLKSTSRGYASLDYNFQRYEPSNMVRVDVLLNGETVDALAIITHKDIAQSRGRLLVEKMKEFIPRQMFDIAIQAAIGNHIIARSTVKQLRKNVIAKCYGGDISRKKKLLKKQKEGKKRMKQIGNVELPQEAFLAILHVGKD